A window of Gadus chalcogrammus isolate NIFS_2021 chromosome 2, NIFS_Gcha_1.0, whole genome shotgun sequence genomic DNA:
TAACGAGCATAATGATACAGTCCACTAAACaaccgcagagagagagagagagagagagagagagagagagagagagagagagagagagagatagagagagagagtgcgcgagagagagggagagagagagggggggggagcgagcgagagagatagagagagagagctagagagagagagagagagagagagagaggggggagggggagcgagagagagagagagagagagagagagagaggggggggggggagcgagagagagagagagagagagagagagagagagagagagcggcagagagagagggagggaggaatacATTGAAGTTCATTCTATGATTGGAGGTCCGTTGTGACAGAGATGGTGTTGATTATTAAAGATAGTATGGTATATGATTGTGTCCCCTGCAACATAATCATTTTAAGATCATCCTCCAAGAATTGTACGAAGCATGAAACTATTTAGTTATATTATTAGTGTCGCAGCCGTTTTAACGAGTCTATTGATTTTCTATTCACTCTTATGTCTgacttgtttattgtttatggaAATAGAAATTGTGAAATGAAAGCTACATTTTGAATAGTTTATTTAGcatattattaatactatttaTGGCTGCTTTGTTTTCTGATACCTGCTGTAGGTGTCTGTGGGCGGGCTTTACGCACTGCTCAGGTACTtaggccaggtgtgtgtttggttcggATGAATAAACTAAGTGTCAAGGGAAAAGAGGCGGTGGGTTAAAAAAGTCTTTCGACCGCTTATATAAGTTCACTCGTTGCTTTCAATGATTTATTCGTTTGCCAGTAAGTTTTCCTTTATTTAGAAGAAAGTTTTGTCCTTTTTTGGagctgtaaaataaatacaatcattTTTTTGAAATCGCGAGTGCTTGGAATTGTTTGGAAGCGCGTCGAGCTACCTCGCCTTCTGTACCCACGGCTAAACGAAGAACAGCCGAGACAATTAGTTAGTTATtgtaatttgtattatttctcAAGAAATGGTAATCAGTCGTGATATTTGCGTACCAGACCAGTTTGTGAGATAGAGATATATCGGAGCCTCAAGGCCAGGCTTGGGCTTAATCACCAAGGTGCTTGTTTAATTCCAAAAGGGCAACTCATGTACTGCATCAAATATGCATTCTGTGATAAATGTATATACTACGAAGGAACCCTTTCCCTTATATGCAGCTTATGGTAAGGATAAATAGAATATTAGCTGCCACTATCAATAGCAATGCTCATTTTCCATGCCATTAGGAACAGaaactacacgcacacacacacacacacacacacacacacacacacacacacacacacacacacacacacacacacacacacacacacacacacacacacacacacacacacacacacacacacgcgcacacacacacacacacgcatacacactcaaaaTGTTGGTCAGATTTGGACAACGCCACCTTGATCAATAAATGACCCGATGCTGATTGTCGTTGCTATAAAAAGCATTTTTAATATACATTGGTTTACGATTGCAGAAAAAGCATTGCAACAAGAATGCAACACAGGAATGTCGGACGATAATGTAGCGTGAACCGGTCTGCTGTGGGCAGAGGACGGGGCTCCACAGGGCTGCTATCATCACATCTCTGCTTAGCCAAAGGCAACCAGATTGAAGGAGGGGCCAGGTGGGGGTTAGTTGATCTCAAAGCCGCGGACGAGGACGCCCCCGTTGAAGGAGAAGTCCATGTACTTGGACGCCCCCAGGCGGTTGGGAAAGTGGATCTCAGAGGCGTCACTCAGGACCACCAGGAACTCCTCAGGGGTCAGGGTGATGGTgaactacagagagagagagagagagagagagagagagagagagagagagagagagagagagagagagagagagagagagagagagacagagagagacagacagacagacagacagacagacagacagacagacagacagagagagagacggagagcaagagagagagagagagagagagagagagagagagagagagagagtgggggtgatggaggagaaagaggaagagagagagcgtgagaaaGAAAGCAGCAGGAAGAAAATGTATGTTCAAACACATATGCATAAACAGAACCAGATTTGTAACGTAAGGTTTCATTGAAAGTTTGTATAATTTCTATCATCATCGATTAGCAGCAATGATTTGGGTTGAGGTTTAAGATTCTGAGAATATAAAATCAATCATCAACTCTGAAGAACCAATATTTGCAGAGCAGAGAGCGATAAACAACAACCAGCCGACCCTGAAGTAGGTCATAGCTCTGCTGAGCAGCAGCTCTTACACACAACAGCGCTTCTGCCAACacaacaaacccaaacacactctGTGCTCTCCGTCTGCGCTGTGCAGCTCTCTGTCAAGGCTCACATTCACCGGCATTCTTGACCACGCACAAAGGCTCTGCATATTTACAGTTGGATTATGAAGTCTCAAAAGTGGAGCACCAAACTTAAGCTGACGAGAGTCTGGATGATGACCCTTAtcaagaaataaatcaattgatCTGATCAATCGCTAATCAATCAATACATCCGCCTTCAGAAAGGATCCTCATCGTGCTCCCTCTCCGAGGTCCCCAGATcagctctcccccctccctcaccttgaAGAGCTCGTCGTAGTTGAAGGGGAACCCCCCCTGGCGGACCTcggccccccagacccccgcctGGTAGGAGTTGCAGACCACCACCCTCTCGTCTCCGTGGGCGGTGAACCGCACGTTCATGTGGAGCGCGTGGTCGGCCCCCGAGCTGATGTTCAGAGCAaagctgagaggaggaggagggggaggaataggaggagaaagaggagggggaagaagtgaaagaggaggaggaagaggaggaggaggaacaggaggaggaggaggaggaagaggaggaggaagcataggaggaggaagaggaggacgaagaaatggaagaggaggaggaggaggaggaagaggaggaggaggagggggggagaaatggaagagggagaggaggaggacgaagaggaggaagaagtggaggaagaggaggaagaggaggtggaagaagtggaagaggaggaggaagaggagaaggaggaggaagaggaggaagaggaggaagaagaggaggaggaagaagaggaggaggaagaggtagagcaagaagaggaggaggaggaagaggaagaggtagaggaggaagaggaagaggaggaggaggaagagaaggaagaggaagtgggaggAAGAGTTGCAAGGTAGATATGAATACCTAAGGAGTTCAGATGACTCAATACTAACCTTACTTTACTTTGAGAACCTGAAGAGTATCTGAAGTGTTGTGGATTCTATTTACTAAAGCCTTTACAGTTGGCCTCCAACCCAACCCTCATGGTTAACCTCTGAACTCCAGAGCTGGACTTTGAAAGATTTATATTGCAGTTCAACTTCCTTCAGTAAAGGGTCAAAATCGAACAAGGAAAGTTTTCAAGCTTAGATGGACAGATAGATcgagatatatatttattttaggcTTAGGACAAACCCTGTAAAATCCCTACAAATCCCAACATATTATTTTGAAGGTGGCATTTATATTTGGCACTTTTAGTTGCTTTAATCTAAAGTGAATTACAACAAGTGAGGCATTATTAATATTTAGCATTCGGTAAGAAACAAGAAAACGTTGGGCCATCTGCGCTGTTGAGGACACCGCTCCCTAGTGGGTGAAAGAGTTAGGGCGGCGGGACGGTGGATCCACTGATACTCACCGTTCAGCACCCGCCTTTGGGACCCCGGTGATGGTCACCGTGTGGCCCACCTTCAGGGACATATTCTTCACAATCATGTCCTGTtatgggggaggggagagagagagagagagagagagagagagagagagagagagagagagagagagagagagagagagagagagagggacaatgGAACAGTTTGATATAGATACACTGGTTTTTTTACAGGTTGAGGATATAGTTTGGGCAAAAGACTTCCTGTGTCCACCACCCCCTGAGTTCAGACCACCATATGTTCTCCATTAGCAGACATGGACCCTCTAAGTCCTTCTGTGCAGCTGGCTCCCCTTCGGCCGGGTTTGGCAGAGAGTGGTGGTGCTGAGTCACTCTTTCCTCCATCACCTCGCTGACAAAGGACAGGGAGCACGGAGAGGCCCTGAGCGGGAAGTACTGATTTACTTCTGGAAGATAGAGAGCCATTGTGAAGCATGTTTAATGTGTTCAGTTAAGAGTCTGGGCgtttttgtgggtgtgtttgtgtgtgtgtgtgtgtgtgtgtgtgtgtgtgtgtgtgtgtgtgtgtgtgtgtgtgtgtgtgtgtgtgtgtgtgtgtgtgtgtgtgtgtgtgtacgtacgtgtgtgtgtgtgtgtgtgcgtgttggatCTGTAGCcatagagtgtgtgcgtgtgtgtgcgtgtgtgtgcgtgtattgtcCTCCATCActgtactgtatatactgtacgTCCCAGGTTCACCCGAGGAACCCGCGACGGCGCTCTTAACGCAGCCTCCAGTCTCTGCAGCAGACATCACTGcactctcctcctgctctgtaTCACTTCATTCATCACGCTCCATGTAGCTCTAGGAGCAGAGAACAGCGTGGTGCTACCGTGGTGCTCTCAGAACCAGCGTGGTATTACCGTGGTGCTCTCAGAACCAGCGTGGTATTACCGCGGCGCTCTCAGAACCAGCGTGGTGTTAACGTGGTGCTCTCAGAACCAGCGTGGTGTTACTGTGGTGTTACGATGGTGTTCTCAGAACACAGTGGTGTT
This region includes:
- the LOC130403074 gene encoding beta-galactoside-binding lectin-like, whose protein sequence is MTDMIVKNMSLKVGHTVTITGVPKAGAERFALNISSGADHALHMNVRFTAHGDERVVVCNSYQAGVWGAEVRQGGFPFNYDELFKFTITLTPEEFLVVLSDASEIHFPNRLGASKYMDFSFNGGVLVRGFEIN